Proteins found in one Candidatus Binatia bacterium genomic segment:
- a CDS encoding endo-1,4-beta-xylanase, which produces MPRKSFGAHRCCTFIATVCICIFACGADSDPPALDAATRLGETIAVNTHYGTRGSVDRAALALLRRAGVKILRNDLDWALIEREPGNYDFSEADELVEAATAEQLRVWFILAYGNRLYGPDRAVLTDEGRRAFAAYAGAAAARYRGRHFFWEIWNEPNLPTFWRGEGRGPDPAAYASLIAATVPAVRQADPTATVIGGAVFAGFPDAVALLGGIPHLDFLDGIFALSVLPLLDGISAHFYRAGPPESVADEIAGIRQLMSPHDLQRPVYSGEWGYSTYDPSAPATGFNFLPAVSLDQQATSAARMLLYNFYLGVPVSVWFKDRDDANPSPGNIEHHWGLLFSDLTPKPAYYAVSTLSRLLGEGTVEQLRSFGQGTYMLTFDTPRGKVSALWSVQRARWRINLASSATRIVSRDGEGIDTLSLAERGVETGPSSGPFYIVGAATVELSE; this is translated from the coding sequence ATGCCCAGGAAGTCCTTCGGAGCGCACCGCTGCTGCACGTTCATCGCCACCGTGTGCATTTGCATATTCGCCTGCGGCGCGGACAGTGATCCTCCGGCGCTCGACGCCGCCACACGACTGGGGGAGACAATCGCCGTCAATACCCACTATGGCACGCGCGGCTCCGTCGACCGCGCGGCGCTGGCGCTGCTCCGCCGCGCCGGTGTGAAAATCCTCCGCAATGATCTCGATTGGGCACTGATTGAGCGCGAGCCCGGCAACTACGATTTTTCCGAGGCGGACGAATTGGTAGAGGCGGCGACGGCCGAGCAACTGCGGGTTTGGTTCATCCTCGCCTATGGCAATCGCTTGTACGGTCCCGACCGGGCGGTGTTGACCGATGAGGGACGTCGCGCCTTCGCAGCCTACGCGGGCGCGGCCGCCGCGCGCTATCGGGGCCGGCATTTTTTCTGGGAGATCTGGAACGAGCCTAACCTGCCAACGTTTTGGCGGGGTGAAGGCCGTGGACCAGATCCGGCAGCCTACGCCAGTTTAATCGCCGCTACTGTTCCTGCGGTCCGCCAGGCGGATCCGACTGCCACGGTGATTGGAGGAGCCGTGTTCGCAGGGTTTCCCGATGCGGTCGCGTTGCTCGGCGGCATCCCGCACTTGGATTTCCTGGATGGGATTTTCGCTCTCAGCGTCCTCCCGCTGCTGGATGGCATCAGTGCGCATTTTTACCGAGCTGGGCCTCCAGAATCGGTTGCTGACGAGATTGCTGGGATCCGCCAGCTTATGTCGCCTCACGATCTCCAACGTCCGGTGTACAGCGGGGAGTGGGGTTACAGTACGTACGATCCCTCCGCACCGGCGACGGGCTTCAACTTCCTGCCCGCAGTCTCACTCGACCAGCAAGCCACGTCCGCTGCCCGGATGCTGTTGTACAACTTCTACCTCGGCGTCCCCGTGAGCGTGTGGTTCAAGGACCGCGACGACGCAAACCCTTCGCCCGGGAATATCGAGCACCATTGGGGCCTGCTTTTCAGCGATCTTACTCCCAAGCCAGCCTACTACGCGGTCTCGACCCTGAGCCGCCTGCTGGGAGAGGGCACGGTGGAGCAACTGCGTTCATTTGGCCAAGGCACGTACATGCTCACGTTCGATACGCCACGAGGGAAGGTGTCCGCGCTCTGGTCGGTGCAACGAGCACGCTGGCGGATCAACCTCGCGAGTTCTGCCACGCGAATCGTGTCCCGCGATGGAGAGGGCATCGACACTCTGTCACTCGCTGAACGCGGAGTCGAAACCGGTCCGTCCAGTGGTCCCTTTTACATCGTCGGAGCGGCAACCGTAGAACTTAGTGAGTAG
- a CDS encoding heterodisulfide reductase-related iron-sulfur binding cluster, translating into MTDDHVLAQTLQEHVPLSRLLECVHCGLCLPACPTYLELGDEADSPRGRIHLLRDLIEGRLALSAESVRHLDRCLGCLGCESACPSGVRYRELIEGARIAIERAYPRRWWQRWQRRLILEVFPYPRRLAILLWPLRLADACGLGKLVRRLPLAELVPGRERLPDRSPSALLSARGARRHRVAVFRGCVARVLFPQVEFALVDLLVQWGCEVVIPPAQGCCGALAAHQGEAVLARQFFSRNLAAFQEPVEAILVTAAGCGAFLRSAAHWVDGSQVSAAQQFAGLVCDATEFLARLDLPRAPRPLGWKVAYHHACHLAHAQGIREEPMALLRLAGVEVVPLEEADVCCGSAGSYNLLEPRLARQLGARKARHLVASGAEVVAVANPGCALQIRAALRRVGSEIPVLHPVEILAAAYRGVTEIEGTGADRKGVSKG; encoded by the coding sequence GTGACGGACGACCACGTGCTGGCGCAAACTCTGCAGGAGCACGTTCCGCTGTCGCGCCTGCTCGAGTGCGTGCACTGCGGCTTGTGTTTGCCCGCATGCCCGACCTACCTGGAGCTCGGGGACGAAGCAGACTCGCCGCGCGGCCGGATTCACCTGTTGCGCGATTTAATTGAAGGCCGACTGGCTTTGAGTGCGGAGTCGGTGCGTCACCTCGATCGCTGCCTCGGGTGCCTCGGCTGCGAGAGTGCCTGCCCGTCGGGGGTGCGCTACCGCGAGCTGATCGAAGGCGCGCGCATCGCCATCGAGAGAGCTTATCCCCGGCGCTGGTGGCAGCGGTGGCAACGGCGGCTGATTCTGGAAGTGTTCCCCTACCCCCGGCGCTTGGCCATCCTGTTGTGGCCGCTGCGCCTGGCTGATGCTTGCGGTTTGGGCAAGCTGGTACGCAGGCTCCCGTTGGCGGAACTGGTTCCGGGGCGCGAGCGTTTGCCGGACCGGAGCCCATCAGCTTTGTTGTCGGCTCGCGGAGCGAGGAGACACCGTGTGGCCGTGTTCCGCGGCTGCGTCGCTCGGGTGCTGTTTCCTCAGGTGGAGTTCGCTCTGGTGGATTTGTTGGTGCAGTGGGGATGCGAGGTCGTGATTCCGCCAGCGCAAGGTTGTTGCGGTGCCCTTGCCGCCCATCAAGGCGAGGCCGTACTGGCTCGGCAATTTTTCAGCCGCAACCTGGCGGCGTTCCAAGAGCCAGTAGAGGCCATTCTGGTCACCGCCGCAGGCTGTGGGGCTTTCCTGCGCAGCGCGGCGCATTGGGTCGATGGGAGTCAGGTCAGCGCGGCGCAGCAGTTTGCCGGGCTCGTGTGCGACGCGACGGAGTTTCTCGCTCGCTTGGATCTGCCACGCGCACCCCGACCGTTGGGTTGGAAGGTGGCGTACCACCATGCTTGCCATCTGGCGCATGCGCAAGGGATTCGCGAGGAACCGATGGCACTCCTCCGGCTTGCGGGCGTAGAGGTTGTCCCGCTCGAAGAAGCGGACGTTTGCTGCGGCAGCGCGGGGTCTTACAACTTGCTCGAGCCGAGGCTGGCGCGGCAGCTTGGTGCGCGGAAAGCGCGCCATCTTGTGGCCAGCGGTGCGGAGGTTGTGGCGGTGGCCAATCCGGGGTGCGCGCTGCAAATTCGCGCGGCCTTGCGGCGGGTAGGCAGCGAGATTCCAGTGCTCCATCCGGTGGAGATCCTCGCCGCCGCATATCGCGGCGTCACGGAGATCGAGGGTACCGGGGCCGACCGAAAGGGCGTCAGCAAAGGGTAG
- a CDS encoding FAD-binding oxidoreductase, with product MAKQELFRELVARLPADALSADSAFRHRFALGGRVPEVVVVPNSEEEVVGALQVCAELGAAVVPWGEGARQQQMPAPWRYDVALAMGRMNRVLAYEPDDLTVTVQAGCTLETLARLLAPRRQWLLNDIALPAQSTVGGVVASAVVALTHCARLSARDLLLGITFASGEGALVHAGGRVVKNVAGYDLMRLLTGSWGTLGVVTQATWKVLPQPLASATWWVECSSLSEALDRAGACAADLPEPTRLAVLQLAGGQLDNGGIGVLVGYAGAPEEVESARARLSTCIGYALPVVTEAPAQKMLRAVRDFPLVPPRGRWTAGLRLALPPGAALAVVGGAAAELEQAGASVCTLPQRGTVYLRFDQNYERGVARLSLVLGEICTSARGWLVPDIWPAGAQWSAPELPHLFLSRRVKETLDPRGVLSPGRYWGHW from the coding sequence GTGGCAAAGCAGGAGCTGTTTCGTGAATTGGTTGCACGCCTGCCAGCGGACGCGTTATCTGCCGACTCAGCCTTCCGCCATCGTTTTGCTCTCGGTGGCCGGGTGCCGGAAGTTGTGGTGGTACCGAACTCCGAAGAGGAGGTGGTAGGAGCGCTGCAAGTGTGTGCGGAGCTCGGGGCGGCCGTCGTGCCGTGGGGGGAGGGTGCGCGGCAGCAACAAATGCCGGCCCCGTGGCGATACGACGTTGCCTTAGCGATGGGCCGCATGAACCGGGTGTTGGCTTACGAGCCGGACGACCTCACGGTCACCGTGCAAGCAGGGTGCACATTGGAGACGCTGGCAAGGTTGCTTGCACCCCGTCGGCAGTGGTTGCTCAACGACATTGCCTTGCCAGCGCAGAGCACCGTAGGTGGCGTGGTCGCGAGTGCGGTGGTGGCACTGACGCACTGTGCTCGGCTTTCGGCCCGTGATCTCTTGTTGGGGATCACCTTCGCGAGCGGTGAGGGCGCGCTTGTGCATGCGGGCGGGCGTGTGGTGAAAAATGTGGCTGGCTACGATTTGATGCGCTTGCTCACTGGTTCGTGGGGGACGCTTGGCGTGGTTACGCAAGCGACGTGGAAGGTCCTCCCACAGCCGCTTGCCTCAGCGACGTGGTGGGTCGAGTGCAGCTCGTTATCCGAGGCGTTGGATCGTGCCGGAGCTTGCGCTGCGGATCTGCCCGAACCCACGCGGCTGGCGGTGTTGCAACTTGCTGGCGGGCAGCTCGACAACGGTGGTATTGGAGTGCTCGTAGGATATGCAGGCGCACCGGAAGAAGTGGAGAGTGCGCGCGCTCGCTTATCGACGTGCATCGGGTACGCCTTGCCGGTGGTTACGGAAGCCCCAGCTCAGAAGATGTTGCGCGCGGTGCGGGACTTTCCCTTGGTGCCGCCTCGGGGCCGTTGGACGGCGGGGTTGCGTCTTGCGCTGCCGCCAGGAGCAGCTCTCGCAGTTGTGGGAGGCGCAGCCGCCGAACTCGAGCAAGCCGGAGCGAGCGTGTGCACCCTCCCGCAGCGCGGCACCGTGTACCTGCGCTTCGACCAGAACTACGAGCGGGGCGTCGCCCGGCTGTCGCTCGTTTTGGGAGAAATCTGCACCAGCGCGCGGGGCTGGCTCGTCCCCGATATTTGGCCAGCGGGTGCGCAGTGGAGCGCGCCAGAGCTTCCGCATTTGTTTTTGTCGCGGCGGGTCAAGGAAACGCTCGACCCTCGCGGGGTCCTGAGCCCGGGTCGCTACTGGGGGCATTGGTGA
- a CDS encoding FAD-binding protein produces MVWSRLREALWNIVGPDGLVEPYAARKVYECDGYTLERAVPELVVLPGSTAEACAVVRALHRAGVRFVPRGAGTGLSGGCLPVDAPVMVGTGRMRRVLEIDVLNRRVMVEAGVANLDVSRAVADHGLHYAPDPSSQAACSIGGNIAENSGGPHTLKYGVTTNHVLGLELVLPDGQPVWLGGWADDVPGYDLRGFVVGSEGTCGLVTRAILRLVSNPQSWHTALAVFPSVAAATNAVSAIIAAGIVPAALEMMDGLIVQAVEQAYGFGFPADAGAVLIVELDGHPASVRADAEVVARLCGEAGANAIRTAQSERERAELWKSRKRAFGAVGRLAPNYCTQDGVVPRTRLPEILQRISDIAARYRLRIGNVFHAGDGNIHPILLFDERNPDEVERVLAAGREILQACVELGGSITGEHGIGVEKIEQMPLLFTPHDLLVMHKLRRVFDPEERCNPGKIFPSPGGCVEVKTPRRQAPM; encoded by the coding sequence ATGGTGTGGTCGCGCTTGCGCGAGGCCTTGTGGAACATCGTTGGGCCTGATGGCTTGGTGGAGCCGTACGCCGCCCGCAAGGTGTACGAATGCGACGGTTACACCCTGGAACGCGCGGTGCCGGAACTGGTCGTACTTCCCGGTTCGACAGCGGAGGCGTGTGCTGTGGTGCGCGCACTCCATCGCGCTGGAGTGCGCTTTGTACCGCGCGGGGCAGGCACCGGCCTCAGTGGAGGTTGCTTGCCGGTGGACGCTCCGGTGATGGTGGGAACTGGCCGCATGCGGCGCGTGCTGGAAATCGACGTGTTGAATCGGCGGGTGATGGTAGAAGCGGGTGTGGCGAATCTGGATGTCAGCCGTGCCGTGGCGGACCACGGCTTGCACTACGCCCCGGATCCATCCAGTCAAGCGGCGTGTTCCATCGGTGGCAACATTGCCGAGAACTCGGGCGGACCGCACACGCTCAAGTACGGTGTGACCACGAACCATGTGCTTGGCCTAGAGCTCGTACTGCCGGATGGTCAGCCGGTCTGGCTTGGTGGATGGGCCGATGATGTCCCCGGCTACGATCTGCGGGGCTTCGTCGTTGGGAGCGAAGGCACGTGCGGGTTGGTAACGCGCGCGATTCTGCGTCTGGTTAGCAACCCGCAAAGTTGGCACACGGCTTTGGCGGTCTTCCCGAGCGTGGCAGCTGCAACCAACGCCGTGTCCGCAATCATCGCGGCAGGGATTGTCCCCGCCGCTCTGGAGATGATGGATGGGCTGATCGTGCAAGCGGTGGAGCAAGCTTATGGCTTTGGTTTTCCCGCAGATGCGGGTGCGGTGTTGATCGTGGAATTGGATGGCCACCCTGCCAGCGTGCGCGCGGATGCGGAAGTCGTGGCGCGGCTTTGCGGCGAGGCAGGTGCCAATGCGATCCGCACCGCGCAGAGCGAGCGCGAACGAGCCGAACTGTGGAAGAGCCGCAAGCGTGCGTTCGGGGCCGTGGGCCGGCTCGCTCCCAACTACTGCACCCAAGATGGTGTGGTGCCCCGCACCCGCCTGCCTGAAATTTTGCAGCGCATCAGCGACATCGCGGCGCGCTACCGCCTGCGCATTGGCAACGTGTTCCACGCCGGCGACGGCAACATTCACCCCATCCTGCTGTTCGATGAGCGCAACCCCGACGAGGTCGAGCGGGTGCTGGCGGCAGGGCGTGAAATTTTGCAAGCGTGCGTGGAGCTTGGGGGCAGCATCACTGGGGAGCACGGGATTGGCGTGGAGAAGATCGAACAAATGCCTCTGTTGTTCACACCACACGATTTGCTTGTCATGCACAAGCTGCGGCGGGTCTTCGACCCAGAAGAGCGGTGCAATCCCGGGAAGATTTTTCCCAGCCCTGGCGGCTGCGTAGAAGTGAAGACTCCACGCCGCCAGGCACCGATGTGA
- a CDS encoding molecular chaperone TorD family protein yields MAELCELLQAVGASAEASETPVLVAEYLRVFDRTSPCSPREGSWTQQAVSGRPALIADIAGFYAAFGVQLGSALSDTEDRIAAELEFSAFLALKLAYAAATGEQQGAEVVHAALRSFWCDHVGRFVLPFARA; encoded by the coding sequence ATGGCGGAGCTCTGCGAGCTGTTGCAAGCCGTGGGAGCAAGCGCGGAAGCATCGGAGACACCTGTGCTGGTAGCTGAGTACTTGCGGGTATTCGATCGCACATCGCCGTGCTCACCGCGCGAGGGTTCGTGGACGCAGCAAGCCGTTTCGGGGCGACCAGCGCTCATCGCTGATATTGCCGGCTTCTATGCTGCCTTTGGCGTGCAGCTTGGAAGCGCCCTCAGCGACACCGAGGACCGCATCGCCGCCGAGCTCGAGTTCTCAGCCTTTCTCGCGCTCAAACTGGCTTACGCTGCGGCTACCGGAGAGCAGCAAGGTGCGGAAGTGGTGCATGCTGCCCTGCGTTCGTTTTGGTGCGACCACGTGGGGCGTTTCGTCTTACCGTTTGCGCGTGCCTAA
- a CDS encoding ethylbenzene dehydrogenase-related protein codes for MEWSDPTKSDRIVLHNFGDQVAVELPVDPHGPATSPMMGNPGGRVNIIQWRAAFQHDIDDGPPTVRDLYPNAWADVYPDQVLAAADARAYTGALGVENPISRAAASPVLDQMAEGWGTMTVKPDQYAVGRGVWKDGRWSVVIARPLISDDLAGPRLVRGDRTVVAVAVWEGGNREVGSRKSWSTWVPLGIGSADTGATSKTQGQKP; via the coding sequence ATGGAGTGGTCGGATCCGACCAAGTCGGACCGCATCGTGCTCCACAACTTCGGTGACCAGGTGGCGGTGGAGCTTCCGGTGGACCCGCATGGGCCGGCGACTTCGCCAATGATGGGCAATCCTGGTGGGCGCGTGAACATTATTCAGTGGCGGGCGGCCTTTCAGCACGACATCGATGATGGGCCACCGACGGTGCGGGACTTGTACCCGAACGCTTGGGCAGACGTATATCCTGATCAGGTGCTCGCGGCTGCTGATGCCCGCGCGTACACCGGCGCTCTGGGCGTGGAAAATCCGATTTCCCGCGCGGCTGCCTCGCCGGTGTTGGATCAAATGGCAGAAGGCTGGGGTACGATGACCGTGAAGCCCGATCAATACGCGGTTGGTCGCGGTGTGTGGAAGGACGGACGCTGGTCGGTCGTGATTGCGCGTCCGTTGATCTCGGATGACCTGGCGGGCCCGCGCTTGGTACGCGGCGACCGCACCGTTGTTGCCGTTGCCGTGTGGGAAGGCGGAAATCGAGAAGTCGGCTCGCGCAAGTCGTGGTCGACCTGGGTGCCGCTGGGGATTGGCAGCGCGGACACAGGTGCGACGAGCAAAACTCAAGGGCAGAAGCCATGA
- a CDS encoding molybdopterin-dependent oxidoreductase, with translation MVITVEYSATANKGDEVLVIRPGTDPALALGLAHVIVKEKLYDPDFVREFTEPATARSLGYPRAPVGARRVSELSRVGARQLDQGPPRRRKTATHTGENGIQVPAALRGEFADFVVWDMKRSGPAAVSCDHVGEHFRTTGIEPALEGTLTVQLVNGATVEVRPVFDLMRSYLLETMTLKTVENITWAPAAAVEILARQIAANRGKTLFAMGMGPNQFVNNDLKDRAVFLVAALAGNIGQHGGNVGWYAGNYRTTMLSGVPRYAAEDPFDPQLDPAGPPHVKAFTRYKSLHYYAAGERILREGNKQFTTGAHVPTPTKAIWLSNSNWQIANTKYHYDVVFNTLPRQECVVVNEWWWSGSCEYADIVYGVEHESFSSSVPAHALEAHLCHHQ, from the coding sequence GTGGTGATTACCGTCGAGTACTCAGCCACTGCCAACAAAGGAGACGAGGTGCTGGTGATCCGTCCCGGAACGGATCCCGCTCTCGCCCTCGGGTTGGCTCACGTGATCGTGAAGGAGAAGTTGTACGATCCTGATTTTGTGCGGGAGTTTACGGAACCTGCCACGGCTCGTTCGCTTGGATACCCTCGAGCCCCTGTTGGCGCGCGACGTGTTTCCGAATTATCGCGAGTCGGAGCTCGCCAACTGGACCAAGGTCCTCCCCGAAGGAGAAAAACCGCCACCCACACCGGCGAAAACGGCATCCAAGTTCCCGCAGCGTTGCGCGGCGAATTTGCCGACTTCGTGGTGTGGGATATGAAGCGGAGCGGCCCCGCCGCAGTGTCATGCGACCACGTGGGCGAGCACTTCCGCACAACCGGCATCGAACCCGCCTTGGAAGGCACGCTCACTGTCCAGCTCGTCAACGGAGCCACGGTGGAAGTGCGCCCCGTGTTTGACCTGATGCGGTCGTATTTGCTCGAAACCATGACTCTGAAAACTGTGGAGAACATCACTTGGGCGCCGGCCGCCGCGGTCGAGATCCTGGCGCGGCAAATTGCCGCCAATCGTGGCAAGACGCTGTTCGCCATGGGTATGGGGCCCAATCAGTTCGTCAATAACGACTTGAAAGATCGTGCCGTCTTTCTGGTGGCCGCGCTCGCCGGCAACATCGGGCAACATGGAGGCAATGTCGGTTGGTACGCCGGCAACTACCGCACCACCATGCTCTCGGGTGTTCCACGATACGCGGCGGAAGATCCGTTCGATCCGCAACTCGATCCGGCGGGTCCGCCCCATGTGAAGGCGTTCACACGCTACAAATCGCTGCATTACTACGCCGCCGGCGAGCGCATCTTGCGCGAGGGCAACAAACAATTCACGACCGGCGCACACGTGCCCACGCCGACTAAGGCAATTTGGCTGAGCAATTCCAACTGGCAGATTGCCAACACCAAGTACCATTACGACGTCGTGTTCAACACGTTGCCGCGGCAAGAGTGTGTCGTGGTGAACGAATGGTGGTGGTCGGGCTCGTGTGAATACGCGGACATTGTTTACGGCGTCGAACACGAATCCTTTTCTTCAAGTGTTCCCGCGCACGCCCTTGAAGCGCACCTTTGCCACCATCAGTGA